In Tenrec ecaudatus isolate mTenEca1 chromosome 4, mTenEca1.hap1, whole genome shotgun sequence, a single window of DNA contains:
- the LOC142446400 gene encoding olfactory receptor 8K5-like yields the protein MGQQNLSILTEFILMRVTKRPELQLPLFGILLIIYMIILLGNLGMIILTKVDSRLHTPMYFFIRNLALIDLGNATVIYPKVLACLASNQYTISYYACAVQMAVYLCHIISVLFVLAAMAYDRFVAICKPLLYNVIMSQRLCHLLVGIPYIASVLQSVFVTSKIFTSTFCGSNVVTHFYCDDAAFIPLLCSNAREIELIIITFSGFKVISTFLFILMTYLLILIAIFRMHSAEGRKKAFSTCGSHLTVVVVFYGSVLYMYLQPESAHSSDNEKIASVFYTLFIPMLNPFIYSLRNKEVKNAFKRVFKNHCKICI from the coding sequence ATGGGCCAACAGAATCTATCCATACTGACCGAATTCATTTTAATGAGAGTCACAAAGCGACCTGAGCTGCAGCTCCCTCTCTTTGGCATCCTTCTCATCATCTACATGATCATACTGTTGGGCAATCTGGGCATGATCATCTTGACCAAGGTGGACTCCCGCCTACACACTCCTATGTATTTCTTTATCAGAAACTTGGCCCTAATTGATCTTGGTAATGCTACTGTTATTTATCCCAAGGTGTTAGCATGTTTAGCTTCCAACCAATATACCATTTCTTATTATGCATGTGCAGTACAGATGGCTGTCTATCTTTGTCATATTATTTCTGTGCTTTTCGTCCTGGCTGCCATGGCTTATGACCGTTTTGTGGCCATCTGTAAACCTCTGCTCTACAATGTCATCATGTCTCAGAGACTTTGTCATTTGCTTGTGGGCATTCCATACATTGCCAGTGTTCTGCAGTCGGTGTTTGTCACCAGTAAGATTTTTACCTCAACCTTCTGTGGCAGCAATGTGGTCACTCATTTCTATTGTGATGATGCTGCCTTTATACCTTTGCTCTGCTCAAATGCCCGCGAAATCGAACTCATAATAATCACTTTTTCAGGATTTAAAGTGATTTCCACCTTCCTGTTCATTCTCATGACCTACCTGCTGATTCTGATAGCCATATTTCGAATGCATTCTGCCGAGGGCAGGAAGAAGGCTTTCTCCACGTGTGGGTCTCACCTCACGGTGGTGGTTGTGTTCTATGGGTCTGTGCTGTATATGTACCTGCAGCCTGAATCTGCTCACTCTTCTGATAATGAAAAAATAGCCTCTGTGTTTTACACTTTGTTCATCCCCATGCTTAACCCATTCATATACAGCTTAAGGAACAAAGAGGTAAAGAATGCCTTTAAGAGGGTCTTTAAGAATCATTGCAAAATTTGTATTTAA